The following proteins are encoded in a genomic region of Actinomadura sp. NAK00032:
- a CDS encoding MBL fold metallo-hydrolase: MTYTGNVETGGRPDVRELPGLSVTKVSVGPYDNNAYILRCTATGERLLIDAANEASRLLELVGDGPLTRVVTTHRHQDHWMALSEVVRATGAPVAAHPRDADALPEPVAEPVEHGDAIGFGRVSLDVVHLRGHTPGSIALLYDAGGELADRPHLFTGDSLFPGGVGNTWGDPTRFKQLLADVEERVFDRLPDATWFYPGHGKDSTLGRERPSLPEWRARGW; encoded by the coding sequence ATGACCTACACCGGGAACGTCGAGACCGGCGGGCGCCCCGACGTCCGGGAGCTGCCCGGGCTGTCGGTGACGAAGGTGAGCGTCGGCCCCTACGACAACAACGCCTACATCCTGCGCTGCACGGCGACGGGCGAGCGGCTGCTGATCGACGCGGCGAACGAGGCGTCCCGGCTGCTGGAGCTGGTCGGCGACGGCCCCCTCACCCGCGTCGTCACCACCCACCGCCACCAGGACCACTGGATGGCGCTGAGCGAGGTGGTGCGCGCCACCGGCGCCCCGGTCGCCGCGCACCCCCGCGACGCCGACGCGCTTCCCGAACCGGTCGCCGAGCCGGTCGAGCACGGCGACGCGATCGGCTTCGGGCGGGTGTCCCTCGACGTCGTCCACCTGCGCGGCCACACGCCGGGGTCGATCGCGCTGCTGTACGACGCGGGCGGCGAGCTGGCCGACCGCCCGCACCTGTTCACCGGCGACAGCCTCTTCCCGGGCGGCGTCGGCAACACCTGGGGCGACCCGACGCGGTTCAAGCAGCTGCTGGCGGACGTCGAGGAGCGCGTCTTCGACCGGCTCCCCGACGCCACCTGGTTCTATCCCGGCCACGGCAAGGACTCCACGCTCGGCCGCGAGCGGCCCTCCCTCCCGGAGTGGCGCGCCCGGGGATGGTGA
- a CDS encoding ATP-binding protein, with translation MAPSPPGRDQETTIHERHEVDPGPALRYPAGSLVLVAGLPGAGKSTLLDRIYGLRGDETAPVPAGGALVIDSRQSRNWWARFLRPLPVRLRTPLVHATHVWRIGRAVLAGHGVVAHTRGTWPHILYLFAWLARRRGGRLHLILIDVAPETARAGQFARGRVVTSATFNRHCRRWGPIVDRARGGDPPPPAAGVTVLDRTAADKLQAIHFT, from the coding sequence TTGGCCCCTTCACCACCGGGCCGAGACCAGGAGACGACCATCCACGAACGCCACGAGGTGGATCCGGGGCCGGCGCTGCGCTACCCGGCGGGCTCCCTCGTGCTCGTCGCCGGCCTGCCGGGGGCCGGCAAGAGCACCCTGCTCGACCGGATCTACGGGCTGCGCGGCGACGAGACGGCGCCGGTGCCCGCCGGCGGCGCGCTGGTGATCGACTCGCGGCAGTCCCGCAACTGGTGGGCGCGGTTCCTGCGCCCCCTGCCCGTGCGGCTGCGCACCCCGCTCGTCCACGCGACGCACGTGTGGCGCATCGGACGCGCCGTCCTCGCCGGGCACGGCGTCGTCGCGCACACCCGCGGCACCTGGCCGCACATCCTGTACCTGTTCGCCTGGCTGGCGCGGCGGCGCGGCGGCCGGCTGCACCTGATCCTCATCGACGTCGCCCCGGAGACAGCCCGCGCGGGCCAGTTCGCCCGGGGCCGGGTGGTCACGTCCGCGACGTTCAACCGGCACTGCCGCCGCTGGGGGCCGATCGTCGACCGCGCCCGCGGCGGCGACCCCCCGCCGCCCGCCGCCGGCGTCACCGTCCTCGACCGCACCGCCGCCGACAAGCTGCAGGCCATCCACTTCACCTGA
- a CDS encoding S-(hydroxymethyl)mycothiol dehydrogenase, with the protein MAQQVRGVVAPGKGQPVRIETINVPDPGPGEAVVQVQACGVCHTDLHYREGGINDDFPFLLGHEAAGIVESVGDGVTEVAPGDFVVLNWRAVCGQCRACLRGRPWYCFNTHNAAQKMTLEDGTELSPALGIGAFADKTLVAAGQCTKVDAAAKPEVAGLLGCGVMAGLGAAINTGQVGRGDTVAVIGCGGVGAAAVLGARLAGAAKIIAVDLDERKLATASGLGATHTVNAADADVVEAVRELTGGFGADVVVEAVGRPETYEQAFYARDLAGTVVLVGVPTPEMKLELPLLDVFGRGGSLKSSWYGDCLPSRDFPMLIDLYLQGRLDLDAFVSETIGLGDVEAAFEKMHHGDVLRSVVLL; encoded by the coding sequence ATGGCGCAGCAGGTACGCGGGGTCGTGGCACCGGGCAAGGGGCAGCCGGTGCGGATCGAGACGATCAACGTCCCGGACCCGGGGCCCGGGGAGGCGGTCGTCCAGGTGCAGGCGTGCGGGGTGTGCCACACCGACCTGCACTACCGCGAGGGCGGGATCAACGACGACTTCCCGTTCCTGCTCGGGCACGAGGCCGCCGGGATCGTCGAGTCGGTCGGCGACGGGGTCACCGAGGTGGCGCCGGGCGACTTCGTGGTGCTGAACTGGCGGGCGGTGTGCGGTCAGTGCCGGGCGTGCCTGCGGGGGCGGCCCTGGTACTGCTTCAACACCCACAACGCCGCCCAGAAGATGACCCTTGAGGACGGCACCGAGCTGTCGCCCGCGCTCGGGATCGGCGCGTTCGCCGACAAGACGCTGGTGGCGGCCGGGCAGTGCACGAAGGTCGACGCGGCGGCCAAGCCGGAGGTGGCGGGGCTGCTCGGCTGCGGCGTGATGGCCGGGCTCGGCGCGGCGATCAACACCGGGCAGGTGGGGCGCGGCGACACGGTCGCGGTCATCGGCTGCGGCGGCGTCGGCGCGGCGGCCGTGCTCGGCGCCCGGCTGGCCGGCGCCGCGAAGATCATCGCGGTGGACCTGGACGAGCGGAAGCTGGCGACCGCGTCCGGGCTCGGCGCCACGCACACCGTCAACGCCGCGGACGCGGATGTCGTCGAGGCGGTGCGGGAGCTGACCGGCGGGTTCGGCGCGGACGTCGTCGTCGAGGCGGTCGGCCGCCCGGAGACCTACGAGCAGGCGTTCTACGCGCGCGACCTCGCCGGCACCGTGGTGCTGGTCGGGGTGCCGACGCCGGAGATGAAGCTGGAGCTCCCGCTGCTGGACGTGTTCGGGCGCGGCGGCTCGCTGAAGTCGTCCTGGTACGGCGACTGCCTGCCCTCCCGCGACTTCCCGATGCTCATCGACCTCTACCTCCAGGGCCGCCTGGACCTCGACGCGTTCGTCTCCGAGACGATCGGGCTCGGCGACGTGGAGGCGGCGTTCGAGAAGATGCACCACGGCGACGTGCTGCGCTCGGTGGTGCTGCTCTGA
- a CDS encoding MBL fold metallo-hydrolase: protein MAPDSPRARIDHVVTSGTFSLDGGTWEVDNNVWIVGDDSEAVVIDAAHDAEAIAAAVGGRRLVAIVSTHGHDDHIDAAPALKAATGAPILLHPDDLMLWKRKHPGEDPDGELADGQVIAVAGTELTVLHTPGHSPGAVCLHAPDLGTVFSGDTLFSGGPGATGRSFSDFPTIITSIRERLLTLPAETTVRTGHGDSTTIGAEAPHLDEWIARGH, encoded by the coding sequence ATGGCTCCGGACTCACCGCGCGCCCGCATCGACCACGTCGTCACGTCCGGCACGTTCTCCCTGGACGGCGGGACGTGGGAGGTCGACAACAACGTCTGGATCGTCGGCGACGACAGCGAGGCGGTCGTCATCGACGCCGCGCACGACGCCGAGGCGATCGCGGCGGCCGTCGGCGGCCGCCGGCTGGTGGCGATCGTGTCCACGCACGGGCACGACGACCACATCGACGCGGCCCCCGCGCTGAAGGCCGCCACGGGCGCGCCGATCCTGCTGCACCCGGACGACCTGATGCTGTGGAAGCGGAAGCACCCCGGCGAGGACCCCGACGGCGAACTCGCCGACGGGCAGGTCATCGCGGTGGCGGGCACGGAGCTGACCGTCCTGCACACCCCCGGGCACAGTCCCGGCGCGGTCTGCCTGCACGCCCCCGACCTGGGCACGGTGTTCTCCGGCGACACGCTGTTCAGCGGCGGGCCGGGCGCGACCGGCCGGTCGTTCTCCGACTTCCCGACGATCATCACCTCGATCCGGGAGCGGCTGCTGACGCTGCCGGCGGAGACGACGGTCCGCACCGGGCACGGAGATTCCACCACGATCGGCGCGGAGGCCCCGCATCTGGACGAGTGGATAGCCCGCGGGCACTGA